From Sphingomonas sp. PAMC26645:
GCTTCCTATGGCCGGCGGTCGTGGCGATCCTGACCGCGATCTACGTCTTCGCCATCGAACCCCGCGGTATCGGCGAAGAACCCCAGAAGATAGCGATCACCTTCTACGCGCTGTTCTCGCTAGTAGGCGGCGTCCCCGGTGGCCTCGTAGGCTGGATCCTCCAGTACAAGCGCTCGGCCAAGCAGGTAAACTAAAGCCCCGTTCTCCTGCGAACGCAGGAGCCCAGAATCACAAACGCCACGTTCCGTAACCCTGGACTCCTGCGTTCGCAGGAGAACGGGCGGCTGTGACAGATGTGCTACCGCTCGATCCGCCCAGCCGCGATCTTGTACACCAGATTTCGGTCCCGCCGCCCGACCGCCACGACGATCACCGTCACCAGGCCATCATCGACCCGGTACACCAACCGATACCCCGCGGCCCGAAGCTTGATCTTGTAGCACCCGGTCATTCCGCTCAGCCGCGCACTCGCAATATGTGGCTCGCCCAACCGCTCGGTCAGCTTCGCCTTGAACTGCTCGCGAACATTGGCGCCAAGCTTCTCCCACTCCCGCAGCGCGCTCGGCAGGAAAGCGAGACTATAGGTCGCCAAGCGACACCGCGACCGGCACCTCGTCGGCACGCGCGCGCACCAGTTCCGCCAGTTCGACGTCTTCCAAACGGTCCATCAATTCCTCCCACGCCGCTGCCGGCACGAGATACGCGGCGGGCGTATTCCGATTAAGCACCGCCACTGGGAATCCGCCCGCAGCCTCGATGACTCCGGAGGGATTCTTCTTCAGGTCGCTGATGCTAACCGTCGCGCCGGCATGGATGGTTTCAATCATGACCGCTTTGTAGCACGTCGAACAGGTCACGCCAAATCACTGTGCTGATATGCCGCAACTCATCAGGAACCCACCGCCCCCGCAGAAGTTTGCCGCGGCATGACCGACACATCCCCCGCCTCGAACGCCCGCAACTACCCGCTGCTGGCCGCCCCACACATCCATCTCCACGGCCCCGTCGACAACGCGATGTACGATACTTTCAAATCGCAGCTCGTCGCTGCCCCCACCGAAGGCCCGCTGGTCGTCTCGATCACCACGCTCGGCGGCGATCCCGAAGTCGCGCGTGCGATGGGCGACAACATCCGCCTGCTCCGCGAATACACCGGCCGCGAGACGCTCTTCCTCGGCAAGGTCGCGGTCTATTCCGCCGGCGCGACGTTCATGTCCGCCTTCCCGGTCGACAGCCGCTTCCTCACGCGCAACAGCCGCATCATGATCCACGAGCGCCAGATGCAGAGCACGATCGAACTCAACGGCCCGCTCAACACGCTCTCCTACACGCTCAAGGCCAAGCTCCACGAGATCGAGGACTCGATCAACATCCAGGAGGAAGGCTTCCGCGCGATCGTCGAGGGTTCGAAGGTATCGCTCGAGGAATTGAAGAAGAAAGCCCCCTCCAACTGGTATATCGAAGCCGAGGAAGCCCGCGACCTCGGGCTCGTCCTCGACATCATCTGACCCGGCACGCGCAGGCAACGCGACAGCGGGTGTGACGCATGTTGCACCCGCGAAGCTAAGGATTTGCGGGGAGGGCCCCTGTCATGTATCGGCTCTGACAACCTATAATCACACCACGGACGGACCGCTCGCAATGGCCGAATTCTCGCTCCCGAAAAACAGCGTCGTCAAGAAGGGCGTCAAGCACGCCTCGACCAGCCAGGGCTCGGGGGCGGGTAAGCGTCTCAAATCGTTCAAGGTCTACCGCTACGATCCCGACAGCGGCGAGAACCCGCGCTACGATAATTTCGAGCTCGATCTCGACGACACTGGCCCGATGGTGCTCGACGCGCTGATCAAGATGAAGAGCGAGCAGGATTCCTCGCTCACCTTCCGCCGGTCGTGCCGCGAGGGCATTTGCGGCTCGTGCTCGATGAACATCAACGGCAAGAACGGCCTCGCCTGCACCACCGCGATCGAGGATTGCAAGGGCGAGGTCCAGATCACGCCGCTGCCGCACATGGACGTGATCAAGGACCTGGTCCCCGATTTCACGCATTTCTACGCGCAATATTCGTCGATCAAGCCGTGGCTGCAGACCGTCACCCCGCCGCCCTCGGGCAAGGAACGCCTCCAGTCGCCGGAAGACCGCTCGAAGCTCGACGGCCTGTACGAGTGCATCCTGTGCGCGTGCTGCTCGACCTCGTGCCCGAGCTATTGGTGGAACGCCGACAAGTTCCTTGGCCCCGCGATCCTGTTGCAGGCCTATCGCTGGATCGCCGACAGCCGCGACGAGATGACCGGCGAGCGCCTCGACGAGCTGGAAGATCCGTTCCGCCTGTATCGCTGCCACACCATCATGAACTGCGCGAACGCGTGCCCCAAGGGGCTGAACCCGGCCAAGGCGATCGCCGAAATCAAGAAGATGGAAGCTGAACGGATCGTCTGATCCCTTCGATACGGGCCTTCGACTTCGCTCAGCCCCTACTCAGGACGAACGGGGGGTGTAAATTTCCGTTCGTCCTGAGTAGCCGCTGAGCGTGTCGAAGCGGCGTATCGAAGGACAGGTTGTTGACCACCCCCCATTTCGTAGAAGCCGAAGACCCAGCCAACCCAGGCTGGCGCAGCTGGTCGCTCTCCGACCCCACCCGCTTCAACACCCTGCTCGGCCCCATGCTCTACCGTGTCGACGGTCACACCGTCCGCGTCCGCATCACCCCCGAGCACCGCCACTCCAACCTCCAGAACAACGTCCACGGCGGCGCGCTCCTCGCGTTCATCGACGTCGCGCTGTTCGCGGCCGCCAGAGGTTTCGGCCTGATCACCGCCGGCACCGCGGTCACGCTTGATCTCAACACCCAATTCATCGGAGGCGGTCGCGTCGGTGAGCCGATCGAGGCGCAGGTCGAAGTCCTCAAGGAAACCGGCCGCCTCTTGTTCCTGCGGGGTCTCGTGGTGCAAGGGGACGACGAAACGAAGATCGCCGCCTTCTCGGCCACGATCCGCAAGCCGTCGCCTAAGCCGCCAAAGGGCTGACCCCGGCCGCTATCACCACCCCGGCGAAGGCCGGGGCCCAATTGGGAAACGATCAGTGTTGAAGCGCCCCGCTCCGTTATCGAAACCTTTCATATTGGGCCCCGGCCTCCGCCGGGGTGGTAAAGGGTTAGCGGCGTGACGGTACTCAAAGCCTATGAGGCGCTCGTAGCCTCGGGCGAACTCCGCCCCGACCCCGAACAGGCCGCCGCCGCCGCGCGCCTCAACACCCTCGCGACCGAACTCGCTACCCCCAAATCCACCGGCTTCTTCGCCCGCTTCTCCAAGAAACCAGACCCCCGCGGCGTCTACCTCTGGGGCGGCGTCGGCCGCGGCAAGTCGATGCTGATGGACCTGTTCTTCGCCAACGCGCCCGTCGAGAAGAAGCGCCGCGTCCACTTCGGCGAGTTCATGCTCGAGGTCCACGCGCGCATCGCCGCCGAACGTCGCAAGGAAGTCGGCGACCCGATCGTCCCCGTCGCCACCGCGATCGCCGACGAGACCCGCCTGCTCGCGTTCGACGAGATGATGGTCACCAACAGTCCCGACGCGATGATCCTGTCGCGGCTGGTGACCTCGCTGCTCGATTCCGGCGTGACGATCGTCACCACCTCGAACCGTCCGCCCGCCGATCTCTACAAGAACGGCCTCAACCGCGAGCATTTCCTGCCCTTCATCGCGACCATCGAGCAGCGCCTCGACGTGCTCCCGCTCAACGGCCCGGTCGATTACCGCCGCGACCGGCTCGGCAGCCAGGACACGTGGCTCGTCCCCAACGGCCCCGAGGCCACCGCGCAACTCTCCGCCGCATTCTTCCGCCTCACCGACTTCTCGACCGACGACAGCGAGCACGTCCCCGCCGAAGACCTGATCGTC
This genomic window contains:
- a CDS encoding type II toxin-antitoxin system RelE/ParE family toxin → MATYSLAFLPSALREWEKLGANVREQFKAKLTERLGEPHIASARLSGMTGCYKIKLRAAGYRLVYRVDDGLVTVIVVAVGRRDRNLVYKIAAGRIER
- a CDS encoding type II toxin-antitoxin system prevent-host-death family antitoxin — protein: MIETIHAGATVSISDLKKNPSGVIEAAGGFPVAVLNRNTPAAYLVPAAAWEELMDRLEDVELAELVRARADEVPVAVSLGDL
- a CDS encoding ATP-dependent Clp protease proteolytic subunit yields the protein MTDTSPASNARNYPLLAAPHIHLHGPVDNAMYDTFKSQLVAAPTEGPLVVSITTLGGDPEVARAMGDNIRLLREYTGRETLFLGKVAVYSAGATFMSAFPVDSRFLTRNSRIMIHERQMQSTIELNGPLNTLSYTLKAKLHEIEDSINIQEEGFRAIVEGSKVSLEELKKKAPSNWYIEAEEARDLGLVLDII
- a CDS encoding succinate dehydrogenase iron-sulfur subunit, which produces MAEFSLPKNSVVKKGVKHASTSQGSGAGKRLKSFKVYRYDPDSGENPRYDNFELDLDDTGPMVLDALIKMKSEQDSSLTFRRSCREGICGSCSMNINGKNGLACTTAIEDCKGEVQITPLPHMDVIKDLVPDFTHFYAQYSSIKPWLQTVTPPPSGKERLQSPEDRSKLDGLYECILCACCSTSCPSYWWNADKFLGPAILLQAYRWIADSRDEMTGERLDELEDPFRLYRCHTIMNCANACPKGLNPAKAIAEIKKMEAERIV
- a CDS encoding PaaI family thioesterase, with protein sequence MTTPHFVEAEDPANPGWRSWSLSDPTRFNTLLGPMLYRVDGHTVRVRITPEHRHSNLQNNVHGGALLAFIDVALFAAARGFGLITAGTAVTLDLNTQFIGGGRVGEPIEAQVEVLKETGRLLFLRGLVVQGDDETKIAAFSATIRKPSPKPPKG
- the zapE gene encoding cell division protein ZapE; amino-acid sequence: MTVLKAYEALVASGELRPDPEQAAAAARLNTLATELATPKSTGFFARFSKKPDPRGVYLWGGVGRGKSMLMDLFFANAPVEKKRRVHFGEFMLEVHARIAAERRKEVGDPIVPVATAIADETRLLAFDEMMVTNSPDAMILSRLVTSLLDSGVTIVTTSNRPPADLYKNGLNREHFLPFIATIEQRLDVLPLNGPVDYRRDRLGSQDTWLVPNGPEATAQLSAAFFRLTDFSTDDSEHVPAEDLIVQGRTLRVPKSLKGVAVFSFKKLCGEARGVADYLAIARKFHTVILVGIPKLGPENRNEAARFVALIDALYEHKVKLLAAADAQPGDLYESGDGRFEFDRTISRLEEMRSEDYLAEGHL